From a single Mycolicibacterium moriokaense genomic region:
- a CDS encoding amidohydrolase, whose amino-acid sequence MCTACEWAPHFAAFGNRTHLTRRTLLTAAAVTAAVTAASACSVQPEPGTPDTSTGAGAEPDRADFVFRNGPIYTVNPTAPWAEAVAVTGNTITYVGGGAGAMALAGPSTRVIDLNGRLLMPGFVEGHTHPFLGAFLTTGVDLQVPTGADALAAIEKYAKEHPDGPVRGFGWRVDMFGPQGPTRADLDRVLPERPGFFFAIDGHSLWANSKALEIAGVSRESEDPIPGFSYYVRDENGEPTGYVLEVDAVLGIVNAIERIGLDTMETLLRNWLPNASAAGITSVFDAGVPPIGNDQGALIGLYTDVEKAGDLPFRVVASYSVKSPPVDDAVAKLSDIRGRISTDLVQVGVVKVIGDGTQEGYTAWLIEPYADKPGSTGGSPFTEDQWRQLIREVDAAGFDVHVHACGERTARTALDSIEAAIAANPARDRRHTVAHLVYVEDPDNRRFGELGVIAQFSANWISADPDTVQNLAARYGRPRQDLLYRTQDVLRSGGRISLGTDWPAAGYFSTYKPLDSIQIGVTRQLIGSADAAVLPPADQRLSVAEAVHANTLGAAYQIRLDHKVGSLEVDKLADMIVLDRNILEIDPHEIHQAKVTMTMMNGQIRHEA is encoded by the coding sequence GTGTGCACCGCATGCGAATGGGCGCCTCATTTCGCCGCATTCGGTAACCGCACGCACCTGACGCGTCGAACACTGCTGACGGCCGCCGCCGTAACGGCCGCGGTGACCGCGGCCAGCGCCTGTTCGGTGCAGCCCGAACCCGGGACGCCGGACACCTCGACCGGGGCCGGCGCCGAACCCGACCGCGCCGACTTCGTGTTCCGCAACGGCCCGATCTACACGGTCAACCCGACGGCGCCGTGGGCCGAGGCCGTCGCCGTCACGGGCAACACGATCACCTATGTGGGCGGCGGGGCGGGCGCCATGGCGCTGGCCGGACCCTCGACCAGGGTCATCGACCTGAACGGCCGGCTGCTCATGCCCGGGTTCGTCGAGGGCCATACCCATCCGTTCCTCGGTGCGTTCCTGACCACCGGCGTCGACCTGCAGGTCCCCACGGGCGCCGACGCGCTGGCCGCCATCGAGAAGTACGCCAAGGAGCACCCGGACGGCCCGGTGCGCGGATTCGGTTGGCGGGTGGACATGTTCGGCCCACAGGGACCCACCCGCGCCGACCTTGACCGCGTCCTGCCCGAGCGGCCCGGCTTCTTCTTCGCCATCGACGGGCACAGCCTGTGGGCCAACAGCAAGGCGCTCGAGATCGCCGGGGTGAGCCGCGAATCCGAGGACCCCATCCCCGGGTTCAGCTATTACGTCCGCGACGAGAACGGTGAACCCACCGGCTACGTGCTCGAGGTGGACGCCGTCCTGGGCATCGTCAACGCCATCGAGCGGATCGGCCTCGACACGATGGAGACCCTGCTGCGCAACTGGCTACCCAACGCGTCGGCTGCGGGGATCACGTCGGTCTTCGACGCCGGGGTGCCGCCCATCGGCAACGATCAGGGCGCGTTGATCGGCCTGTACACCGACGTGGAGAAGGCCGGCGACCTGCCGTTCCGCGTCGTCGCGTCCTACAGCGTCAAATCGCCGCCGGTCGACGACGCCGTCGCGAAACTGAGCGACATCCGCGGCCGGATCTCGACCGACCTGGTGCAGGTGGGTGTGGTGAAGGTCATCGGCGACGGCACGCAGGAGGGCTACACCGCCTGGCTGATCGAGCCCTACGCCGACAAACCCGGCTCCACCGGCGGGTCACCGTTCACCGAAGACCAATGGCGCCAACTCATTCGGGAGGTCGACGCCGCGGGGTTCGACGTGCACGTGCACGCGTGCGGTGAGCGCACCGCCCGGACCGCGCTGGACTCGATCGAAGCGGCGATCGCGGCGAACCCGGCCCGCGACCGGCGCCACACGGTGGCGCACCTGGTCTACGTCGAGGATCCGGATAACCGGCGGTTCGGCGAGCTCGGCGTGATCGCCCAGTTCTCGGCGAACTGGATCTCGGCCGACCCCGACACCGTCCAGAACCTGGCGGCGCGGTACGGCCGGCCGCGCCAGGACCTCCTCTATCGCACGCAGGACGTGCTCAGGTCGGGTGGGCGCATCTCATTGGGCACCGACTGGCCCGCGGCAGGCTACTTCTCCACCTACAAGCCGCTGGACTCGATCCAGATCGGGGTGACGCGTCAACTCATCGGGTCGGCGGATGCGGCGGTGCTGCCGCCCGCCGACCAGCGGTTGTCGGTCGCCGAGGCGGTGCATGCGAACACGCTCGGCGCGGCCTACCAGATCCGGCTGGACCACAAGGTGGGCTCGCTGGAGGTCGACAAGCTCGCCGACATGATCGTGCTGGACAGGAACATCCTGGAGATCGACCCGCACGAGATCCACCAGGCAAAGGTGACGATGACCATGATGAACGGCCAGATCCGCCACGAGGCCTGA
- a CDS encoding bifunctional [glutamine synthetase] adenylyltransferase/[glutamine synthetase]-adenylyl-L-tyrosine phosphorylase — MAKPATQRPKLPSVGRLGLVEPSAPADLDRLGWNTDDHVELLWSLSRAPDADTALAAIVRLAEALGDDWNELKQELLTDRALRGRLFSILGSSLALGDHLVAHPDSWRLLAGKVTLPSADDLRILFRDAAEKATNATDARQPLQRLYRDRILVLAGLDLASVVENEPVMPFPTVGEHLSDLADAALGAALIVACKTVGCVESPPRLAVIAMGKCGARELNYVSDVDVIFVTEDANDNLATATRVAGEMMRFAGDAFFEVDAALRPEGKRGQLVRTLESHVAYYQRWAKTWEFQALMKARPAAGDAELGKQYIDAVMPMVWTACEREDFVSEVQAMRRRVVENVPATIRTREIKLGTGGLRDVEFAVQLLQLVHGRNDESLHVASTVDALAALGAGGYIGRDDTANLTASYEFLRLLEHRLQLQRLKRTHILPDENDDEALRWLARAAHIRPDGTHDALGVLREELKRQNMRVSRLHAKLFYQPLLESVGAFGIPEGLSAEAAERQLAALGYEGPQSALTHLRALTGDSGRRGQVQRVLLPTLLDWLSDTPDPDAGLLAYRRISEALADARWYLATLRDEGAVAKRLMRVLGTSAYVPELLMRAPEVIQLYADGPDGPKLCDVEPEAVARALVASAGRHPDPARAIAAARTLRRRELARIASADLLGMLEVTEVCRALTSVWVAVLQAALEAVIRDNTGEDGVPARIAVIGMGRLGGAELGYGSDADVMFVCEPNEGVEESVAVKWSVSVAEKVRTLLGTPSSDPPLEIDANLRPEGRNGPLVRTLASYEAYYEKYAQTWEVQALLRAHRVAGDPDLGERFLLMIDKTRYPAGGVSPQAVQEIRRIKARIDAERLPRGADPNTHTKLGRGGLADIEWTVQLLQLRHAHKVPALHCTSTLEALNAIGAAELIAEGDVELLRQAWLTATRARNALVLVRGKPTDQLPGPGRQLNAVAVAAGWHNDDGGEFLDNYLRVTRRAKAVVRKVFGE, encoded by the coding sequence GTGGCCAAACCCGCGACGCAGCGCCCGAAGCTGCCAAGCGTCGGACGGCTCGGACTGGTCGAACCCTCCGCGCCTGCCGACCTTGATCGGCTGGGCTGGAACACCGATGACCACGTCGAGTTGTTGTGGTCGCTGTCGCGCGCTCCCGATGCCGACACCGCGTTGGCGGCGATCGTGCGCCTGGCCGAGGCACTGGGCGACGACTGGAACGAGCTGAAGCAGGAACTGCTCACCGACCGCGCACTGCGGGGCCGGCTGTTCAGCATCCTCGGCTCGTCGCTGGCGCTCGGTGACCATCTGGTCGCACACCCCGACAGCTGGCGACTGCTGGCCGGAAAGGTGACGTTGCCGTCGGCCGACGATCTGCGCATCCTGTTCCGCGATGCGGCCGAAAAGGCAACCAACGCAACGGATGCGCGGCAACCGCTGCAACGGCTCTACCGGGACCGGATCCTGGTGCTCGCCGGCCTGGACCTGGCGTCGGTCGTGGAGAACGAACCCGTCATGCCGTTCCCGACCGTCGGCGAGCATCTGTCGGACCTCGCCGACGCCGCGCTCGGGGCCGCCCTGATCGTGGCGTGCAAGACGGTGGGCTGTGTCGAGTCGCCGCCGCGGCTGGCCGTCATCGCGATGGGCAAGTGCGGTGCGCGCGAGCTGAACTACGTCAGCGACGTCGACGTGATCTTCGTGACCGAGGACGCCAACGACAACCTCGCGACCGCGACGCGGGTGGCCGGCGAGATGATGCGGTTCGCCGGCGACGCGTTCTTCGAAGTCGACGCGGCGCTGCGTCCCGAGGGTAAACGGGGCCAGCTGGTGCGCACGCTGGAGTCGCATGTCGCCTACTACCAGCGCTGGGCCAAGACGTGGGAATTCCAGGCGCTGATGAAGGCGCGACCCGCGGCGGGCGACGCCGAGTTGGGCAAGCAGTACATCGACGCGGTGATGCCGATGGTGTGGACCGCCTGCGAGCGCGAGGACTTCGTCTCCGAGGTGCAGGCGATGCGCCGTCGCGTCGTCGAGAACGTACCCGCAACCATCCGGACCCGCGAGATCAAACTGGGCACCGGCGGGCTGCGCGACGTCGAGTTCGCGGTGCAGCTGCTGCAGTTGGTGCACGGCCGCAACGACGAATCACTGCACGTGGCGTCGACGGTGGACGCGCTGGCCGCGCTAGGCGCGGGCGGCTACATCGGCCGCGACGACACGGCGAACCTGACGGCGTCCTATGAGTTCCTTCGGCTGCTCGAGCACCGGCTGCAACTGCAGCGACTCAAGCGCACGCACATCCTGCCCGACGAGAACGACGACGAGGCGTTGCGCTGGCTGGCGCGGGCCGCCCACATCCGTCCCGACGGCACCCACGACGCCCTCGGCGTGCTGCGCGAGGAGCTCAAGCGGCAGAACATGCGGGTGTCCCGGCTGCACGCCAAGCTGTTTTACCAGCCACTACTGGAATCGGTTGGCGCATTTGGCATTCCGGAAGGGCTGAGCGCCGAGGCCGCCGAACGCCAGCTGGCCGCGCTGGGCTACGAAGGGCCGCAGAGCGCCCTGACACACCTGCGGGCTTTGACGGGTGACAGTGGCCGCCGCGGACAGGTTCAGCGGGTGCTGCTGCCGACCCTGCTGGACTGGCTGTCGGACACACCCGACCCGGACGCGGGCCTGCTGGCGTACCGGCGCATCAGCGAGGCGCTGGCCGATGCGCGGTGGTATCTGGCGACGCTGCGCGACGAGGGCGCGGTGGCCAAACGCTTGATGCGAGTGCTCGGCACATCGGCCTACGTCCCCGAGTTGTTGATGCGGGCGCCCGAGGTCATCCAGTTGTACGCCGACGGGCCCGACGGCCCGAAGTTGTGCGATGTGGAGCCCGAAGCGGTGGCCCGCGCGCTGGTGGCGTCGGCGGGCCGGCATCCCGATCCGGCGCGGGCGATCGCCGCGGCGCGCACGCTGCGGCGACGGGAGTTGGCCAGGATCGCCTCGGCCGACCTGCTGGGCATGCTCGAGGTGACCGAGGTGTGCCGCGCCCTGACGTCGGTGTGGGTGGCGGTGCTGCAAGCCGCGCTCGAAGCGGTGATCCGGGACAACACCGGCGAGGACGGCGTGCCCGCTCGCATCGCGGTGATCGGAATGGGGCGCCTCGGCGGCGCCGAACTGGGCTACGGCTCCGACGCCGACGTCATGTTCGTGTGCGAACCGAACGAGGGCGTCGAGGAGTCGGTGGCGGTCAAGTGGTCGGTGTCGGTCGCGGAGAAGGTACGCACGCTGCTGGGCACCCCGTCGTCGGACCCGCCGTTGGAGATCGACGCCAACCTGCGGCCGGAGGGCCGCAACGGTCCACTGGTGCGCACGCTCGCCTCCTACGAGGCGTACTACGAGAAGTACGCGCAGACATGGGAAGTGCAGGCGCTGCTGCGGGCGCATCGCGTCGCGGGCGATCCCGACCTGGGGGAGCGGTTCCTGTTGATGATCGACAAGACCCGCTATCCCGCGGGCGGCGTTTCGCCGCAGGCGGTTCAGGAGATCCGGCGGATCAAGGCACGCATCGACGCGGAGCGGCTGCCTCGGGGTGCAGACCCCAACACGCACACCAAGCTGGGGCGCGGAGGGTTGGCCGACATCGAGTGGACGGTGCAGCTTCTGCAGCTGCGGCATGCGCACAAAGTGCCTGCGCTGCACTGCACTTCGACGCTGGAGGCGTTGAATGCGATCGGTGCGGCCGAGCTGATCGCCGAGGGCGACGTCGAACTGCTGCGGCAGGCCTGGCTGACGGCGACACGGGCGCGCAACGCGCTGGTGCTGGTGCGCGGCAAGCCCACCGACCAGCTGCCGGGTCCTGGTCGTCAGCTCAACGCGGTGGCAGTGGCCGCCGGCTGGCACAACGACGACGGCGGCGAGTTCCTCGACAACTACCTGCGCGTGACGCGTAGGGCAAAAGCGGTGGTACGAAAGGTCTTTGGTGAATAG
- a CDS encoding TIGR03619 family F420-dependent LLM class oxidoreductase → MKIYISLAFLETREAVEIAKAADDLGYDGVGIPDHVVNLETLKTPYPYTKDGKRRWEAFTDWPDPWVLIGALATVTSRLRFVTTVYLPAMRDPYSAAKSIGTAAYLAGGRLELGIGVGWCEEEFTLMGQRFDRRGKRTDEMLELMKELWKPGWTEFDGEFYQTPRLEMEPTPPHIPIFVGGLSDIALRRAARHDGWIGDLITTDRAIERIDKLRELRAEKGLTMDDFVVITPLTDAFTPEHYDRARAGGIDGIITMPWMFYSGPQASLDEKIDGMRKFRKDMALD, encoded by the coding sequence ATGAAGATCTACATCAGCCTGGCCTTCCTGGAGACCCGTGAGGCCGTCGAAATCGCTAAGGCCGCAGACGATCTCGGATACGACGGCGTCGGCATCCCCGATCATGTGGTCAACCTCGAGACGCTGAAGACGCCGTATCCCTACACCAAGGACGGGAAACGACGGTGGGAAGCGTTCACCGACTGGCCGGACCCGTGGGTGCTGATCGGTGCGCTGGCGACGGTGACCAGTCGGCTGCGCTTCGTCACGACTGTCTACCTGCCCGCGATGCGCGACCCGTACTCCGCCGCGAAGTCCATTGGGACGGCGGCATATCTGGCCGGTGGACGGCTGGAACTCGGAATCGGCGTCGGCTGGTGCGAGGAAGAGTTCACGCTGATGGGGCAGCGGTTCGACCGGCGCGGCAAGCGCACCGACGAAATGCTCGAACTGATGAAGGAACTCTGGAAGCCGGGCTGGACGGAGTTCGACGGCGAGTTCTACCAGACCCCGCGGCTGGAGATGGAGCCGACGCCACCGCACATCCCGATATTCGTCGGCGGACTCTCCGACATCGCGCTGCGTCGCGCCGCGCGTCACGACGGCTGGATCGGCGACCTGATCACCACCGACCGGGCCATCGAGCGCATCGACAAGCTGCGCGAGCTGCGGGCCGAAAAGGGGCTGACGATGGACGATTTCGTCGTCATCACACCGTTGACCGACGCATTCACCCCCGAGCATTACGACCGCGCGCGCGCCGGCGGAATCGACGGCATCATCACCATGCCGTGGATGTTCTACTCCGGACCGCAGGCCTCACTGGACGAGAAGATCGACGGCATGCGCAAGTTCCGCAAGGATATGGCGCTGGACTGA
- a CDS encoding PaaI family thioesterase, producing the protein MDFGFDLISDEEYERQRGLYGPLTDSLRRLIEAGLHTEADEDTVRDAQNRIEAVAEMLETKQRAKSTLVHEATGRPLAWANPAVGLRNAIAPPMVIHHEDDGQCWSEFTLSAAYEGPPGWVHGGICALVLDHILGEAASEGLTRPKFTGTISLRYLRGTPLGDLRAEAFVERTEGVKTFARGYLKDANGPTVEAEGVFIQPAWARDAG; encoded by the coding sequence ATGGATTTCGGGTTCGACCTGATCAGCGACGAGGAATACGAGCGGCAACGTGGGCTCTACGGGCCGTTGACGGACTCGTTGCGTCGGCTCATCGAGGCGGGTCTGCACACCGAGGCCGACGAGGACACTGTCCGCGACGCCCAGAACCGGATCGAAGCGGTGGCCGAAATGCTCGAGACCAAACAGCGCGCCAAGTCGACCCTGGTTCACGAGGCCACCGGCCGACCGCTCGCATGGGCCAATCCCGCTGTCGGACTGCGGAATGCGATTGCACCGCCGATGGTCATCCATCACGAGGACGACGGCCAGTGCTGGAGCGAGTTCACGCTCAGCGCCGCCTACGAAGGCCCACCCGGATGGGTGCACGGCGGCATCTGCGCCCTGGTGCTCGACCACATTCTCGGTGAGGCCGCCAGTGAAGGACTGACCCGGCCGAAGTTCACCGGCACGATCTCGCTGCGCTATCTGCGCGGCACACCGCTGGGGGATCTGCGGGCCGAGGCCTTCGTCGAGCGGACCGAGGGTGTGAAGACCTTCGCCCGCGGCTACCTGAAGGACGCCAACGGCCCGACTGTCGAGGCCGAGGGCGTGTTCATCCAGCCGGCGTGGGCGCGGGACGCCGGATGA
- the glnA gene encoding type I glutamate--ammonia ligase, translated as MDRQKEFVLRTLEERDIRFVRLWFTDVLGYLKSVAIAPAELEGAFEEGIGFDGSAIEGFARVSEADMVARPDPSTFQVLPWTSSAGDHHSARMFCDITMPDGSPSWADSRHVLRRQLSKASDLGFSCYVHPEIEFFLLKPGEYDGSVPVPADNGGYFDQAVHDAAPNFRRHAIDALEQMGISVEFSHHEGAPGQQEIDLRYADALSMADNVMTFRYVVKEVALADGVRASFMPKPFSDHPGSAMHTHMSLFEGETNAFHSPDDVLQLSDVAKSFIAGILEHANEISAVTNQWVNSYKRLVHGGEAPTAASWGAANRSALVRVPMYTPRKASSRRVEVRSPDSACNPYLTFAVLLAAGLRGIEKNYVLGPQAEDNVWNLTPEERRAMGYKELPGSLGVALGEMENSELVAEALGEHVFDYFLRNKRAEWENYRSHVTPFELKAYLSL; from the coding sequence ATGGATCGGCAGAAGGAATTCGTGCTGCGCACGCTGGAAGAACGCGATATCCGCTTCGTCCGGTTGTGGTTCACCGATGTGCTCGGATACCTGAAGTCCGTCGCCATCGCGCCCGCCGAACTCGAGGGCGCGTTCGAGGAGGGCATCGGCTTCGACGGCTCGGCGATCGAGGGTTTCGCCCGCGTGTCGGAGGCCGACATGGTCGCGCGGCCCGATCCGTCGACGTTCCAGGTGCTGCCGTGGACCTCCAGCGCCGGCGACCACCACTCCGCGCGGATGTTCTGCGACATCACCATGCCCGACGGGTCGCCGTCGTGGGCGGACTCCCGGCACGTGCTGCGCAGGCAGCTGTCGAAGGCCAGTGACCTCGGCTTCTCCTGCTACGTGCACCCGGAGATCGAGTTCTTCCTGCTCAAGCCCGGCGAGTACGACGGTTCGGTGCCGGTGCCCGCGGACAACGGCGGCTACTTCGACCAGGCCGTGCACGACGCCGCGCCGAACTTCCGCCGCCACGCCATCGACGCGCTCGAGCAGATGGGCATCTCGGTGGAGTTCAGTCACCACGAGGGCGCGCCCGGCCAGCAGGAGATCGACCTGCGCTACGCCGACGCGCTGTCGATGGCCGACAATGTCATGACCTTCCGCTACGTCGTCAAGGAGGTCGCCCTGGCCGACGGGGTGCGGGCGTCGTTCATGCCCAAGCCCTTCTCCGACCATCCCGGGTCGGCGATGCACACCCACATGAGCCTGTTCGAGGGCGAGACGAATGCGTTCCACAGCCCCGACGACGTGTTGCAGCTCTCCGACGTCGCCAAGTCCTTCATCGCGGGAATTCTGGAGCACGCCAACGAGATCAGCGCCGTCACCAACCAGTGGGTGAACTCCTACAAGCGACTGGTCCACGGCGGCGAGGCGCCCACCGCGGCGTCCTGGGGAGCCGCCAACCGCTCGGCGCTGGTGCGGGTGCCGATGTACACGCCGCGTAAGGCCTCATCGCGACGCGTCGAGGTGCGCAGCCCCGACTCGGCGTGCAACCCGTATCTGACCTTCGCCGTGTTGCTGGCCGCGGGCCTGCGCGGCATCGAGAAGAACTACGTGCTGGGTCCGCAGGCCGAGGACAACGTCTGGAACCTGACGCCTGAGGAACGCCGCGCCATGGGCTACAAGGAGCTGCCCGGCAGCCTCGGGGTGGCGCTGGGCGAGATGGAGAATTCCGAACTCGTCGCGGAAGCGTTGGGGGAGCATGTCTTCGACTACTTCCTGCGCAACAAGCGGGCCGAGTGGGAGAACTACCGCAGCCACGTCACGCCCTTCGAGCTCAAGGCATACCTCTCTCTTTAA
- the glnA gene encoding type I glutamate--ammonia ligase, whose protein sequence is MAEKTADDVIKLIKDEEVEYVDIRFCDLPGVVQHFSIPASAFDESVFEDGLAFDGSSVRGFQSIHESDMMLLPDPETARIDPFRAAKTLNLNFFVHDPFTREAYSRDPRNVARKAENYLASTGIADTAYFGAEAEFYIFDSVSFDSKMNGTFYEVDSESGWWNTGEPVEADGSANRGYKVRPKGGYFPVAPYDHYVDLRDQMATNLQNAGFTLERGHHEVGTAGQAEINYKFNTLLHAADDVLLFKYIIKNTAWQAGKTVTFMPKPLFGDNGSGMHAHQSLWKDGQPLFHDESGYAGLSDLARHYIGGILHHAPSLLAFTNPTVNSYKRLVPGYEAPINLVYSQRNRSACVRIPITGNNPKAKRLEFRCPDSSGNPYLAFAAMLMAGIDGIKKKIEPLTPVDKDLYELPPDEAASIPQAPTSLSAVIDKLEEDHEYLTEGGVFTEDLIETWISYKRENEILPIQIRPHPYEVALYFDV, encoded by the coding sequence GTGGCAGAAAAGACGGCCGACGACGTCATTAAATTGATCAAAGATGAGGAAGTCGAGTACGTCGACATCCGGTTCTGCGATCTGCCCGGCGTGGTCCAGCACTTCTCGATCCCGGCATCCGCATTCGACGAGAGTGTCTTCGAAGACGGCTTGGCGTTCGACGGCTCCTCGGTGCGCGGCTTCCAGTCGATCCACGAGTCCGACATGATGCTGCTGCCGGATCCCGAGACCGCGCGCATCGACCCCTTCCGCGCAGCCAAGACACTCAACCTCAACTTCTTTGTGCACGACCCGTTCACGCGTGAGGCCTACTCGCGTGACCCCCGCAACGTGGCGCGCAAGGCGGAGAACTACCTCGCCAGCACCGGCATCGCCGACACGGCGTACTTCGGCGCCGAGGCCGAGTTCTACATCTTCGACTCGGTGTCCTTCGACTCGAAGATGAACGGCACCTTCTATGAGGTCGACTCCGAGTCCGGCTGGTGGAACACCGGTGAGCCGGTCGAGGCCGACGGCAGCGCCAACCGTGGTTACAAGGTGCGCCCCAAGGGCGGCTACTTCCCCGTCGCGCCCTACGACCACTACGTCGACCTGCGCGACCAGATGGCCACCAACCTGCAGAACGCCGGGTTCACCCTCGAGCGCGGCCACCACGAGGTGGGCACCGCCGGCCAGGCCGAGATCAACTACAAGTTCAACACCCTGCTGCACGCGGCCGATGACGTGCTGCTGTTCAAGTACATCATCAAGAACACCGCGTGGCAGGCCGGCAAGACGGTCACGTTCATGCCCAAGCCGCTGTTCGGTGACAACGGGTCCGGCATGCACGCCCACCAGTCGCTGTGGAAGGACGGCCAGCCGCTGTTCCACGACGAGTCGGGCTACGCCGGTCTGTCGGACCTCGCGCGCCACTACATCGGCGGCATCCTGCACCACGCGCCGTCGCTGCTGGCGTTCACCAACCCCACGGTGAACTCCTACAAACGCCTGGTGCCGGGCTACGAGGCGCCGATCAACCTGGTGTACAGCCAGCGCAACCGCTCCGCCTGCGTGCGTATCCCGATCACCGGCAACAACCCGAAGGCCAAGCGCCTCGAGTTCCGTTGCCCGGACAGCTCGGGCAACCCGTACCTTGCGTTCGCGGCGATGCTGATGGCCGGCATCGACGGCATCAAGAAGAAGATCGAGCCGCTGACCCCGGTCGACAAGGACCTCTACGAGTTGCCGCCGGACGAGGCCGCCAGCATCCCGCAGGCGCCCACCTCGCTGTCCGCGGTGATCGACAAGCTCGAAGAGGATCACGAATACCTCACCGAGGGTGGCGTTTTCACCGAGGACCTGATCGAGACCTGGATCTCCTACAAGCGCGAAAACGAGATCCTGCCGATCCAGATCCGGCCTCACCCCTACGAGGTTGCGCTCTACTTCGACGTTTAG
- a CDS encoding DUF4191 domain-containing protein produces the protein MAKSRNPAEVKAAKAEAKAARKAASKERRSQLWQAFQIQRKEDKRLLPYMIGAFVLIVAASVALGIFAGSFTTYMMIPLGVVLGALVAFIIFGRRAQKSVYRKAEGQTGAAAWALENLRGKWRVTPGVAATGHFDAVHRVIGRPGVIFVGEGSPSRVKPLLAQEKKRTARLIGDIPIYDIIIGNAEGEVPLAKLERHLNKLPANITVKQMDLVESKLAALGTKIGPAAMPKGPLPTQAKMRGVQRTVRRR, from the coding sequence ATGGCGAAATCCCGCAACCCTGCCGAGGTCAAGGCCGCCAAGGCCGAGGCAAAGGCGGCCCGCAAGGCGGCATCCAAGGAGCGACGCAGCCAGCTCTGGCAGGCGTTCCAGATACAGCGTAAAGAGGACAAGCGGCTGCTGCCCTACATGATCGGCGCGTTCGTGCTGATCGTTGCGGCGTCGGTGGCGCTCGGGATCTTCGCGGGCAGCTTCACCACGTACATGATGATTCCGCTCGGCGTGGTCCTGGGCGCGCTGGTGGCGTTTATCATCTTCGGCCGGCGCGCCCAGAAGTCGGTGTACCGCAAGGCCGAGGGCCAGACCGGCGCCGCGGCCTGGGCGTTGGAGAACCTGCGCGGAAAGTGGCGGGTCACCCCCGGCGTCGCGGCCACCGGTCACTTCGACGCGGTGCACCGGGTGATCGGCCGTCCCGGTGTGATCTTCGTCGGCGAGGGATCGCCCAGCCGGGTCAAGCCCCTGTTGGCGCAGGAGAAGAAGCGCACCGCACGCCTGATCGGCGACATCCCGATCTACGACATCATCATCGGCAATGCCGAGGGCGAGGTCCCACTGGCCAAGCTCGAACGCCATCTCAACAAGCTGCCTGCCAACATCACCGTCAAGCAGATGGACCTGGTCGAATCGAAGCTGGCCGCGCTCGGCACCAAGATCGGGCCCGCGGCGATGCCGAAGGGACCGTTGCCCACCCAGGCCAAGATGCGCGGTGTGCAGCGCACGGTACGCCGGCGATAA
- a CDS encoding DoxX family protein, whose translation MTTKLDARLASYSSPVLSIFRIVFGLLYTMHGAQKLFGWPAPLPTPIETGSWPMWWAGLLEFVLGIVITLGLFTRIAAFVASGQMAVAYFWMHWPPLEGEPTSFWPLVNGGEMAVMYCFAFLLLAALGGGAWSVDGRRRTGVSGRAVT comes from the coding sequence ATGACGACCAAACTGGATGCACGTCTTGCCAGCTACTCCTCACCAGTTCTGAGCATCTTCCGCATCGTCTTCGGTCTGCTGTACACCATGCACGGCGCCCAGAAGCTGTTCGGGTGGCCGGCCCCCCTGCCGACGCCCATCGAAACCGGCTCATGGCCGATGTGGTGGGCCGGGCTGCTCGAATTTGTCCTCGGCATTGTGATCACACTCGGACTGTTCACACGCATCGCCGCGTTCGTCGCATCCGGTCAGATGGCGGTGGCGTACTTCTGGATGCACTGGCCACCGCTCGAAGGTGAGCCGACGTCGTTCTGGCCGCTTGTGAACGGCGGCGAGATGGCCGTGATGTACTGCTTCGCGTTCCTGCTCCTGGCCGCGCTGGGTGGCGGCGCGTGGTCGGTCGACGGCAGGCGACGCACCGGTGTATCGGGGCGTGCGGTCACCTGA
- a CDS encoding RDD family protein, giving the protein MARPLGSWLSGSEPGGQSGPNDYPGQRLGLPPSGPGSIAGFGRRIAALLIDWFIAYGLVGLAVALGLMSQQNFLYTPLGSTSIAVVWLVLGIISVRLFGFTPGQLALDLRVASVDNRLHVGLGRAIVRGILVFFVIPALFTDSDLRGYQDRFTNTAVVRR; this is encoded by the coding sequence ATGGCCCGCCCACTGGGGTCCTGGCTGTCGGGGTCCGAACCCGGTGGCCAATCAGGACCCAACGATTATCCCGGTCAACGCCTCGGCCTTCCCCCGTCCGGCCCCGGCTCGATCGCCGGGTTCGGCAGGCGTATCGCGGCGCTGTTGATCGACTGGTTCATCGCCTACGGCCTTGTCGGGCTGGCCGTCGCCCTCGGCCTGATGAGCCAGCAGAACTTCCTCTACACACCGCTGGGCTCGACCTCCATCGCGGTGGTCTGGCTCGTGCTCGGCATCATCTCGGTGCGGCTGTTCGGATTCACGCCGGGTCAGCTCGCACTCGACTTACGCGTCGCATCCGTGGACAACCGCCTGCACGTGGGGCTCGGCCGCGCCATTGTGCGGGGGATTCTGGTGTTCTTCGTCATCCCGGCCCTGTTCACCGACAGCGACCTGCGCGGGTACCAGGACCGATTCACCAACACGGCCGTCGTCAGGCGCTGA